The Candidatus Poribacteria bacterium region CATCCTGGACACGTATATCTGGGGGGATGTGAAACGAATTTCGCCGGAAGCTCCTGTTCCAGTGTTTGAGACGATGACAGAGAATATTGGATGTGGTGGTGCGGCGAATGTCGCCCAGAACGTCGCAAGTTTAGGCGGCAACGCGGTCTTGGTCGGTGTCATCGGTGCGGACAGGGAAGGCGAAAAGTTGGTCCGGATGCTAACCGATATGGATCTCGTTACAACGGGACTCTATACTGACGCTCAGCGGCCGACAAGCACAAAAACCCGGGTGGTTGCCCGTGCTGCGGCGACCTTCACCGGTCAGAAACAGGATTCGGGACATCACCTGCTCCGCATCGACAGGGAATCCAAAGCGGAAATTTCTCCCCAGATACAGGAACAGTTACTGGACACTGTGGCTGCTCAAGTGCCGACAAGCGACGCAATTATCTTCGCTGACTACGATAAAGGGGTGGTTACGGCGCAACTCATCAAAGATGTTGTGAAACACGCCACGTCTCACGGTATCCCAATTATCGTCGATCCGAAGCGAAATAACTTCTGGCACTATGAGGGTGTAACCGCCGTTACGCCGAACCACAAGGAGGCGAGTGCCGCTGTCCATGAAGAGATCATGGATGTATCCGATTTGGTCGCTGTTGGAGAGAAGATTCTGAACAGGTTATCCCTTAAAGCGTTGCTAATCACGCGCGATGCGAAGGGGATGTCTCTGTTTCAACGCACTGTAGACGGGACCGTGGAAGTGGAACACCTGCCGCCACACTCAAACAGTGTGACAGATGTTACGGGGGCTGGGGATACGGTCATTGCCGCTTTTACGCTTGCGCTGGCGGCGGACGCTGAATTTCGTGGTGCGGCGATGCTGTCTAACCTCGCAGGCGGAATTGCCGTCGGTAAGATGGGGTGCGCGACCGTCACACCAAAGGAATTGCTGCACGTTATTAAAACCGCAGCATCTATTTCTGATATGTAAGGAATGTGCGTCAAGGGTTCAAAGTCATGTCATCTTCCCGCAAGGAAAAATTAAAAACTATCTTTTTGGATCGGGATGGCGTTATCAACCACAATCCACCCAATAGAGGATACGTCCGGAAATGGGCGGAATTCGACTTCATTCCAAATTCCCGAAAAGCGATCCGGGAATTGTCAGAAAGTGGTTATCGAATTATTGTCATAACCAATCAATCGGGAATCGGGAGAGGCCTCTATTCAGAGGAAGATGTAGCGGATATCCACTCGCGGATGGTCGCTGAAATCAGCAAAGCGGGTGGAACAGTTGATGCTGTGTATTACTGTCCGCACCGTCCCGATGCAGGGTGCGCCTGTCGAAAACCGAAGCCGGGTATGTTAATGCGTGCCGCACGTGAACACAATATTGAACTGTCAAACGCCTATTTGATTGGTGATTGGATCACAGATATTGAAGTGGGACAACGTGTCGGTGCCACAACATTTCTCGTTTTAACAGGACTTGGACAGGAGAGTTATTACCACTACATTGATACGGAGCCTTGTCGGCGTGCGGATGAGAACAGACACCGTCCCGATAAAATCTTCACAAACCTTTATACAGCAACGCGCTGGCTCAGGAAAATTAAACGGTAGCCTGCCTTCTCACTGTGAAGCAGGCGTAGGCGGGTATTTGAAACGTATAGAAGCGTCTTAACGCATGGAATTCCTAAAAGTTAGTCCAAAGCGCGTAGCCCGTAACGAAGTGGAGGGCGGATCTACGGGAAGGGCTTCAAAGTCCGAACCCACCTGACCGAACCGCAAGGAAAAATTAAAAATCCGCAAGGTAAGATT contains the following coding sequences:
- the gmhB gene encoding D-glycero-beta-D-manno-heptose 1,7-bisphosphate 7-phosphatase, producing the protein MSSSRKEKLKTIFLDRDGVINHNPPNRGYVRKWAEFDFIPNSRKAIRELSESGYRIIVITNQSGIGRGLYSEEDVADIHSRMVAEISKAGGTVDAVYYCPHRPDAGCACRKPKPGMLMRAAREHNIELSNAYLIGDWITDIEVGQRVGATTFLVLTGLGQESYYHYIDTEPCRRADENRHRPDKIFTNLYTATRWLRKIKR
- the rfaE1 gene encoding D-glycero-beta-D-manno-heptose-7-phosphate kinase, whose protein sequence is MNLKAVFEQLQGKRVVVIGDVILDTYIWGDVKRISPEAPVPVFETMTENIGCGGAANVAQNVASLGGNAVLVGVIGADREGEKLVRMLTDMDLVTTGLYTDAQRPTSTKTRVVARAAATFTGQKQDSGHHLLRIDRESKAEISPQIQEQLLDTVAAQVPTSDAIIFADYDKGVVTAQLIKDVVKHATSHGIPIIVDPKRNNFWHYEGVTAVTPNHKEASAAVHEEIMDVSDLVAVGEKILNRLSLKALLITRDAKGMSLFQRTVDGTVEVEHLPPHSNSVTDVTGAGDTVIAAFTLALAADAEFRGAAMLSNLAGGIAVGKMGCATVTPKELLHVIKTAASISDM